One window of bacterium genomic DNA carries:
- a CDS encoding LD-carboxypeptidase: MRRIVPPPLQPGDTIRVIAPSGPCRSDTLLSGIEILSAQGFRVSLPDWLHSHLSKSFTHESEGYLAAPDELRLRDIHDAFTNNEYKAVITTRGGFGVTRLLTQIEWSQWTKPKWFTGFSDTTAFALPLYELLGWLSLTGPVVAANDGIALEGTCWKSWQSLIMRSESQEFPISNYTKNQTSGVLLGGCLSLLTALCGTRFFPNLHGAILFIEDVNEDNYRVDRMLTQLEMCGVFDQIAGIVVGEFCDALGNPQSKRNECTVRRLLELTAHRPEVVVASGLPYGHYRDRCTVTIGADAVIENDTLRITHPVTS; this comes from the coding sequence ATGCGCCGAATCGTTCCACCGCCGCTGCAACCGGGAGACACCATCCGCGTTATCGCTCCCTCTGGACCTTGCCGTTCCGATACATTACTGAGCGGTATTGAGATTCTTTCAGCCCAGGGATTCCGGGTTTCGCTGCCCGACTGGCTCCACAGTCATTTGTCAAAATCATTCACCCACGAGAGCGAGGGTTATCTCGCTGCCCCTGATGAACTACGGTTACGCGATATTCATGATGCATTCACTAACAATGAGTACAAAGCTGTAATCACAACTCGCGGCGGGTTTGGCGTCACTCGATTGCTCACCCAAATCGAGTGGAGCCAATGGACGAAACCGAAATGGTTTACCGGATTTTCCGATACGACTGCCTTCGCATTGCCGTTATATGAGCTTCTCGGTTGGCTTTCACTTACCGGGCCAGTGGTTGCTGCGAACGATGGCATTGCGCTCGAAGGGACTTGCTGGAAGTCGTGGCAGTCGCTGATCATGCGAAGCGAGTCGCAGGAATTTCCGATTTCGAATTATACGAAGAACCAGACATCAGGAGTTTTGCTCGGCGGTTGTTTGTCGTTACTGACGGCACTTTGTGGTACTCGGTTCTTTCCCAACTTACACGGCGCGATCCTCTTTATCGAAGATGTGAATGAAGATAATTACCGGGTCGACCGGATGCTTACCCAATTGGAAATGTGCGGCGTATTCGATCAAATTGCCGGTATCGTCGTCGGAGAATTTTGCGATGCATTAGGGAATCCGCAAAGCAAACGTAACGAATGCACAGTTCGGCGTTTATTAGAATTAACGGCACACCGTCCCGAAGTAGTCGTTGCGAGCGGCTTGCCCTACGGGCATTACCGGGATCGCTGCACCGTTACGATTGGCGCTGATGCAGTGATCGAAAACGATACGCTGCGAATAACTCATCCGGTGACATCATGA
- a CDS encoding phosphoribosylglycinamide formyltransferase, protein MRKMKVAFFASGRGSNAERLLEGMRDGWICGEPVLLVTDRECDAEALSFEYEFPSVRLIPKQFSTREAWNQAVLDTVTKSGAEFIALCGYLRLFPPALCNRFPHRIVNIHPGPLPQFGGNGMWGHHVHEAVLASGVKWSGPTVHYVNEEYDKGAIIDHLPVPVLTDDTPETLAARVLCAEHRLYPLCVAKLLVNLIR, encoded by the coding sequence ATGAGAAAAATGAAAGTCGCGTTCTTTGCTTCGGGTCGCGGCTCCAACGCGGAACGGTTGTTGGAGGGGATGCGCGACGGTTGGATTTGCGGTGAGCCGGTTCTACTCGTAACTGACCGTGAATGTGACGCAGAAGCGCTCTCGTTCGAGTATGAGTTTCCGAGCGTTCGCCTCATCCCAAAACAATTCTCAACGCGAGAAGCATGGAACCAAGCGGTGCTCGATACCGTAACAAAAAGTGGAGCAGAGTTTATTGCATTGTGCGGGTACCTGCGGTTGTTTCCGCCAGCGCTTTGCAACCGGTTTCCCCATCGTATCGTAAACATTCATCCGGGGCCATTGCCACAGTTTGGCGGAAATGGCATGTGGGGACATCATGTCCACGAAGCAGTGCTGGCGAGTGGGGTGAAGTGGTCGGGTCCGACCGTGCATTACGTGAACGAAGAGTACGACAAGGGCGCGATCATTGATCATTTGCCGGTTCCGGTACTTACCGACGATACACCGGAAACCCTTGCTGCGCGGGTACTATGCGCCGAGCACCGGTTGTATCCGCTGTGTGTGGCGAAATTGTTAGTGAACCTAATTCGGTAG